One window from the genome of Natronomonas pharaonis DSM 2160 encodes:
- a CDS encoding MgtC/SapB family protein: MSELGPAMLDDNVAALVLAALLGLFLGLEREWSDKVAGIRTFALVSLIAAVFTILGEPLLLFVGAAFVVVVGVILGIRGLVGQTETLSLTTSASLLVAYGVGSLVASGHVLEGVTVTVVSSLLLVLKQELHAVAGSLSRQEVRSSTEFAILAFVIYPLLPPEERTIAVGDAAVAVEPRVVWLMVVFVAGIGIANYAIVQLYGGRGIAVTGFFGGFASSTGVVGAMLDHVSQQPDASRYGIAAVVLSNAAMAMRNLAIAVVFTIGAGVLVEAVIPLGAVVVGAIVVAAFTAEWSESVEMDLGAPFTLRYALGVGGLFLVVLLAGGFAEALFGTEGLYAAAAISGLVSSAGATASAVILYSNGQITADQAVVAILLASAASIAVKAGLSALSPNREFARGVVVWSAVLLVGAGAVTGLVVLL; the protein is encoded by the coding sequence ATGAGCGAACTCGGCCCGGCGATGCTGGACGACAACGTCGCGGCGCTCGTTTTAGCGGCGCTTCTCGGGCTCTTTCTCGGCCTCGAACGGGAGTGGTCGGATAAGGTCGCCGGCATCCGGACGTTCGCGCTTGTCAGCCTCATCGCAGCGGTGTTTACGATACTCGGCGAGCCGCTCTTGCTGTTCGTCGGTGCGGCCTTTGTCGTGGTTGTGGGCGTCATCCTCGGCATCCGCGGACTGGTCGGCCAGACGGAGACGCTCTCGCTTACCACTTCGGCGTCGTTGCTTGTCGCCTACGGCGTCGGGTCGCTTGTCGCCTCCGGCCACGTTCTCGAAGGCGTTACTGTCACTGTGGTCTCCTCGCTGTTGCTCGTATTGAAACAGGAACTCCACGCCGTTGCGGGGTCGCTGTCGCGACAGGAAGTCCGGTCCAGCACCGAGTTCGCTATCCTCGCGTTCGTTATCTATCCGCTCTTGCCGCCGGAGGAACGGACCATCGCTGTCGGCGATGCTGCCGTCGCTGTCGAACCACGGGTCGTCTGGCTCATGGTCGTCTTCGTTGCGGGCATCGGTATCGCCAACTACGCTATCGTCCAACTCTACGGCGGCCGCGGCATCGCCGTCACCGGCTTTTTCGGTGGATTCGCCTCCTCGACGGGCGTTGTCGGCGCGATGCTCGACCACGTCAGCCAGCAGCCCGATGCCTCCCGGTACGGTATCGCCGCCGTCGTCCTCTCGAACGCCGCGATGGCGATGCGGAACCTCGCTATCGCTGTCGTCTTCACAATCGGCGCGGGCGTGCTCGTTGAAGCGGTTATCCCGCTCGGTGCAGTCGTAGTCGGAGCGATTGTGGTTGCAGCATTCACCGCAGAGTGGTCGGAAAGCGTCGAGATGGACCTCGGTGCCCCCTTCACGCTCCGCTATGCCCTCGGTGTTGGGGGGCTCTTTCTCGTCGTGCTGTTGGCCGGTGGCTTCGCAGAGGCGCTTTTCGGCACCGAGGGGCTCTACGCCGCCGCGGCGATTTCGGGGCTTGTCTCCAGCGCCGGCGCGACGGCGTCGGCGGTCATCCTCTATTCGAACGGCCAGATCACGGCCGACCAGGCCGTCGTCGCCATCCTGCTCGCCTCCGCGGCGAGTATCGCGGTGAAGGCCGGGCTGTCGGCACTCTCGCCGAACCGGGAGTTCGCCCGGGGGGTTGTTGTCTGGAGCGCCGTTCTCTTGGTCGGTGCAGGGGCTGTGACCGGACTCGTCGTGCTGTTGTAG
- a CDS encoding 3-hydroxyacyl-CoA dehydrogenase/enoyl-CoA hydratase family protein: MEIDDIETIAVLGAGNMGHGIAEVAALSGYTVNLRDIKEEFVQDGYEQIEWSLEKLAEKDQITDEKAEDALDNVTPYVDVEEAVGDADFVIEAVPEQMDIKQDVYSDVEEHLPEHAIVTSNTSSLSITDLSEVTERPEQFAGMHFFNPPVRMQLVEVISGEHTDEETLAVTEALAEDFDKTPVRVRKDSPGFIVNRILVPLMNEACWMVSEDAATVEEIDSTTKFDMGLPMGSFELGDQVGHDVTYHVLEYMNDVLGEAYEPAPFLEELIEEERYGKKSGEGVYDYEDGDGADVPTDAGSEAIANRLIAVMANEVGNLVGNDVADPADIDEAVMLGAGFPDGPAKIADETGLDTLVETLEELADEVDHPRFEVSDGLRAAADEGGFHGGDDDGGVDFTNIEITYPGDMVGQIVLDREARMNTINEDLLDELSEAIDLLEDDDEVRALLITGAGDRAFSAGADVTSMAGSADPLDAIDLSRKGQSTFGKLEECDMPVVAGIDGFALGGGFELALCCDFRIASERSELGTPEHNLGLLPGWGGTQRLMRIAGFGRAKEVVFTAERFDPETMYDYDVVTEVVDNEDFEERAHEFAADLAAGPPISQRLTKRAMLRGWEDIDAGLEIEAQAFGHLMETDDLMEGITAFMGDGEPEFEGK; this comes from the coding sequence ATGGAAATCGACGACATCGAGACCATCGCGGTGCTTGGGGCCGGTAACATGGGCCACGGCATCGCTGAGGTCGCCGCCCTTTCGGGGTATACGGTTAACCTTCGTGACATCAAAGAGGAGTTCGTCCAGGACGGCTACGAGCAGATCGAGTGGTCGCTCGAAAAGCTCGCCGAAAAGGACCAGATAACCGACGAGAAGGCCGAAGATGCCCTCGATAACGTCACGCCGTACGTCGACGTCGAGGAAGCTGTCGGCGACGCTGACTTCGTCATCGAGGCCGTCCCGGAGCAGATGGATATCAAGCAGGACGTCTACTCCGACGTCGAAGAGCACCTTCCCGAACACGCCATCGTCACCTCCAACACGTCCTCGCTTTCTATCACGGACCTCTCGGAGGTCACCGAGCGGCCCGAGCAGTTCGCCGGTATGCACTTTTTCAACCCGCCGGTGCGGATGCAGCTCGTCGAGGTCATCTCCGGTGAACACACCGACGAGGAGACGCTTGCGGTCACCGAGGCCCTCGCAGAGGACTTCGACAAGACGCCCGTCCGCGTCCGCAAGGACTCGCCGGGCTTCATCGTCAACCGCATCCTCGTCCCCCTGATGAACGAGGCCTGCTGGATGGTCAGCGAAGACGCCGCCACCGTCGAGGAAATCGACTCGACGACGAAGTTCGACATGGGCCTGCCGATGGGCTCGTTCGAACTCGGCGACCAGGTCGGCCACGACGTGACCTACCACGTCCTTGAGTATATGAACGATGTCCTCGGCGAGGCCTACGAGCCTGCGCCGTTCCTCGAAGAGCTTATCGAAGAGGAGCGCTACGGCAAGAAGTCCGGCGAAGGCGTCTACGACTACGAGGACGGCGACGGAGCCGACGTTCCGACCGACGCCGGCAGCGAGGCGATTGCCAACCGGCTCATCGCCGTGATGGCAAACGAGGTCGGCAACCTCGTCGGCAACGACGTTGCCGACCCCGCTGACATCGACGAAGCGGTCATGCTCGGTGCTGGCTTCCCGGACGGCCCGGCGAAAATCGCCGACGAGACCGGTCTCGACACGCTCGTCGAGACGCTCGAAGAGCTGGCAGACGAAGTCGACCACCCGCGCTTCGAAGTCTCCGACGGCCTGCGTGCGGCCGCTGACGAAGGCGGCTTCCACGGCGGCGACGACGATGGCGGCGTCGACTTCACCAACATCGAAATCACCTACCCCGGCGACATGGTCGGACAGATCGTCCTCGACCGTGAAGCCCGGATGAACACCATCAACGAGGACCTCCTCGACGAACTCTCCGAGGCCATCGACCTGCTGGAAGACGACGATGAGGTCCGTGCGCTGCTCATCACCGGAGCCGGCGACCGTGCCTTCTCGGCCGGTGCCGACGTTACCTCCATGGCCGGCAGCGCCGACCCGCTCGATGCCATCGACCTCTCCCGGAAGGGCCAGTCGACGTTCGGCAAGCTCGAAGAATGCGATATGCCGGTCGTCGCCGGCATCGACGGCTTCGCGCTTGGCGGCGGCTTCGAGCTTGCGCTCTGCTGTGACTTCCGCATCGCCTCCGAACGCTCCGAGCTCGGTACCCCCGAGCACAACCTCGGCCTGCTGCCGGGCTGGGGCGGCACCCAGCGGCTGATGCGTATCGCCGGCTTCGGCCGCGCGAAAGAGGTCGTCTTCACGGCCGAGCGGTTCGACCCCGAGACGATGTACGACTACGATGTCGTCACCGAAGTCGTCGACAACGAGGACTTCGAGGAGCGAGCCCACGAGTTCGCTGCCGACCTCGCCGCCGGACCGCCCATCTCCCAGCGACTCACAAAGCGAGCAATGCTCCGCGGCTGGGAAGACATCGATGCCGGCCTCGAAATCGAGGCGCAGGCCTTCGGTCACCTGATGGAGACCGACGACCTCATGGAAGGTATCACCGCCTTCATGGGCGACGGCGAGCCCGAGTTCGAAGGCAAGTAA
- a CDS encoding DUF357 domain-containing protein: protein MSADLEEKTDRYERLLAEALAAAEIAPQEGTPLYEAAVEFREMAQSYLEDGRHFRDNDDPVNALASFSYGHGWMDAGARVGIFEVPTDGHLFTQ from the coding sequence ATGAGCGCTGACCTCGAGGAAAAAACCGACCGATACGAGCGGCTGCTCGCGGAGGCGCTCGCAGCCGCCGAAATCGCACCGCAGGAGGGAACACCGCTGTATGAGGCGGCAGTTGAGTTTCGGGAGATGGCCCAATCGTATCTGGAGGACGGCCGACATTTTCGCGACAACGACGACCCGGTCAACGCTTTGGCGTCGTTTTCATACGGACATGGTTGGATGGACGCCGGCGCGCGCGTCGGTATTTTTGAGGTACCGACCGACGGTCACCTGTTTACCCAGTGA
- a CDS encoding transcription initiation factor IIB has translation MSDTGIRTYTEKSRTETTEQTDETERNEGVATCPECDARLQADTEHGETVCSDCGLVVEEDEIDRGPEWRAFDSAEKDEKSRVGAPTTNMMHDKGLSTNIGWQDKDAYGNSLSSRQRQKMQRLRTWNERFRTRDSKERNLKQALGEIERMASALGLPENVRETASVIYRRALSEDLLPGRSIEGVATAALYAAARQANVPRSLDEVEHVSRVDRMELTRTYRYIIRELNLEVQPADPESYIPRFVSDLDRSDEVERRARQLIDNAREAGVISGKSPVGLAAAAVYAASLLCNEKVTQTEVSEVAEISEVTIRNRYKELLEASEVATA, from the coding sequence ATGAGTGACACCGGAATCCGAACCTACACCGAGAAGAGCCGCACCGAAACGACCGAACAGACCGACGAGACGGAGCGCAACGAGGGCGTAGCGACGTGTCCGGAGTGTGACGCCCGGCTGCAGGCGGATACCGAGCACGGCGAAACCGTCTGTAGCGACTGTGGCCTCGTCGTCGAGGAGGACGAAATCGACCGCGGTCCCGAATGGCGTGCCTTCGACAGCGCCGAAAAGGACGAAAAATCGCGTGTCGGTGCCCCCACGACCAACATGATGCACGATAAGGGGCTCTCGACGAACATCGGCTGGCAGGACAAAGACGCCTACGGCAACTCCCTGTCGAGCCGCCAACGCCAGAAAATGCAGCGACTCCGCACCTGGAACGAGCGGTTCCGCACCCGCGACTCCAAAGAACGCAACCTCAAACAGGCCCTCGGCGAAATCGAACGCATGGCCTCGGCGCTCGGCCTCCCCGAAAACGTCCGCGAAACCGCCTCGGTCATCTACCGCCGCGCGCTCAGCGAGGACCTGCTCCCCGGACGCTCCATCGAAGGCGTCGCAACCGCCGCGCTCTATGCGGCGGCCCGGCAGGCCAACGTTCCGCGGAGCCTCGACGAAGTCGAGCACGTCTCCCGCGTCGACCGGATGGAGCTGACCCGGACCTATCGGTACATCATCCGGGAGCTGAACCTCGAGGTCCAGCCCGCCGACCCCGAAAGCTACATCCCCCGGTTCGTCAGCGACCTCGACCGCTCGGACGAAGTCGAACGACGCGCCCGACAGCTCATCGACAACGCCCGGGAAGCGGGCGTCATTTCGGGCAAGTCGCCGGTCGGCCTCGCTGCGGCCGCCGTCTATGCCGCCTCGCTGCTCTGCAACGAGAAGGTCACCCAGACCGAGGTCAGCGAGGTCGCCGAGATCTCCGAGGTCACCATCCGCAACCGGTACAAGGAGCTGCTCGAAGCCAGCGAAGTCGCCACCGCCTGA
- a CDS encoding DUF7836 family putative zinc-binding protein produces the protein METYVRLLCPECGKNWQKSPSDLPEPSTTFHCPGCHASRRLSEFTRTEQDLKTLKEL, from the coding sequence ATGGAAACGTATGTCAGACTGCTGTGTCCCGAGTGCGGCAAGAACTGGCAGAAATCACCCAGCGACCTCCCGGAGCCGTCGACGACGTTCCACTGTCCCGGCTGTCATGCGAGCCGCCGGCTTTCGGAGTTCACCCGGACCGAACAGGATCTGAAGACGCTCAAGGAGCTGTAG
- a CDS encoding CBS domain-containing protein, with protein MAEHDTNVESLMTSPVETIAPDASLADAATRLTEQSIGSLVVGEGQLRGIITESDIVTAVSEELDPETPVTELMSDPVVTIRRTETLQAAAERMGHNGVKKLPVVEGGSAIGIITTTDLALHLPNYQVNMAHQAEPDIVDGEWE; from the coding sequence ATGGCGGAACACGACACCAACGTCGAATCGCTGATGACCTCTCCGGTGGAGACAATCGCGCCGGATGCGTCGCTGGCCGACGCCGCGACGCGACTCACCGAACAGAGCATCGGTTCGCTCGTCGTCGGCGAGGGGCAGTTGCGCGGTATCATCACCGAATCCGACATCGTGACCGCAGTGAGCGAAGAGCTTGACCCCGAAACGCCGGTCACCGAGCTGATGTCCGACCCCGTCGTGACAATCCGGCGGACGGAGACGCTGCAGGCGGCCGCCGAGCGAATGGGGCACAACGGGGTCAAGAAGCTCCCGGTGGTCGAAGGCGGCTCCGCAATCGGTATCATTACCACGACGGACCTCGCGCTCCACCTGCCGAACTATCAGGTCAACATGGCCCACCAAGCCGAACCGGACATCGTCGACGGCGAGTGGGAGTAA
- the panB gene encoding 3-methyl-2-oxobutanoate hydroxymethyltransferase translates to MRAKDIRAKAGDEPITMLTAYDAPTAEIAEAAGVDVLLVGDSVGNTRLGYDSTLPVTVDEMASHTAAVARATDDALVVADMPFLSFGADEADAVDNCGRMLKEADADAVKLECGPHTVSLTKTLSDLGIPVQAHLGLTPQRENETGLYRQGTDEESANRILELAREHEAAGAFSLVLEHVPANLAASVTDALSIPTIGIGAGPDCDGQVLVVDEVVGLAEGTAPFSKRFGDVRGEMREAIEAYTDAVDSGSFPGDEHSHYEDDIEDIY, encoded by the coding sequence ATGCGAGCGAAGGATATTCGCGCGAAGGCCGGCGACGAGCCGATTACGATGCTTACTGCCTACGACGCGCCGACCGCCGAGATAGCCGAGGCGGCTGGCGTCGATGTGCTCCTCGTCGGCGACTCGGTTGGCAACACGCGGCTCGGCTACGACTCGACGCTGCCCGTAACCGTCGACGAGATGGCGAGCCACACCGCCGCCGTCGCGCGTGCGACCGACGACGCGCTTGTCGTCGCCGATATGCCGTTTCTCTCCTTTGGAGCCGACGAGGCCGATGCTGTCGACAATTGCGGCCGGATGCTAAAGGAGGCCGACGCCGACGCGGTCAAACTGGAGTGTGGTCCCCACACCGTGTCGCTGACGAAGACGCTTTCCGACCTCGGAATCCCGGTACAGGCCCACCTCGGGCTGACCCCCCAGCGGGAAAACGAGACGGGGCTGTACCGGCAGGGGACCGACGAGGAGTCGGCGAACCGTATCCTCGAACTCGCCCGCGAACACGAGGCCGCCGGGGCCTTCTCGCTCGTGTTGGAACACGTGCCGGCGAACCTCGCGGCGTCGGTGACCGACGCGCTCTCGATTCCGACCATTGGCATCGGGGCCGGTCCCGACTGCGACGGGCAGGTACTCGTCGTCGACGAGGTTGTCGGCCTCGCTGAAGGGACGGCTCCGTTCTCGAAGCGCTTTGGCGACGTTCGCGGCGAGATGCGCGAGGCTATCGAAGCCTACACCGACGCCGTCGATTCCGGTTCGTTCCCCGGCGACGAGCACAGCCACTACGAGGACGACATTGAGGATATCTACTGA
- a CDS encoding DUF5822 domain-containing protein has translation MPTRVETTDPDGVDYGWVMQTTFVLTIIVGAPVVAALSLLVELPTWGQRANFAIRVGAVVWLCLGIGVFFYARRDAGAGQADSDGESGDETR, from the coding sequence ATGCCGACTCGCGTCGAGACGACCGACCCCGATGGCGTCGACTACGGGTGGGTGATGCAGACGACGTTCGTGTTGACGATTATCGTCGGCGCACCGGTCGTCGCGGCGCTGTCGCTGCTTGTCGAGCTACCAACATGGGGCCAGCGGGCCAACTTCGCCATCCGGGTCGGAGCCGTCGTGTGGCTCTGTCTCGGAATTGGCGTATTCTTCTATGCGCGGCGGGATGCTGGAGCCGGACAGGCAGACAGCGACGGTGAAAGCGGCGACGAAACGAGATAG
- a CDS encoding DUF7471 family protein: MGPERAAGDRDAATKEMNGLKSHLGSWLGPELAPILLCAIALAILGTMLLFALGVAAYLRTRSDRYLLLAAATGALVARSLLGLGTVFDIVPMFVHHLVAHSLDFLVALTILVAAYLHRGSDNYSTNT, encoded by the coding sequence GTGGGTCCGGAGCGAGCGGCGGGCGACAGGGATGCGGCGACAAAAGAGATGAACGGTCTCAAATCCCACCTCGGAAGCTGGCTCGGCCCGGAGCTCGCACCGATACTTCTCTGTGCGATTGCGCTGGCGATTCTCGGGACGATGCTGCTTTTTGCGCTCGGAGTGGCGGCCTATCTTCGGACCCGGAGCGATAGATATCTCCTGTTGGCTGCCGCAACCGGAGCGCTTGTCGCCCGGTCGCTGCTCGGGCTCGGGACCGTCTTCGATATCGTACCGATGTTTGTCCACCACCTCGTCGCTCACAGTCTCGATTTTCTCGTCGCGCTTACCATCCTCGTTGCGGCATACCTGCACCGCGGCAGCGACAATTACAGCACGAACACGTAG
- a CDS encoding DUF4013 domain-containing protein has protein sequence MFREAMGYPTRQPNGGRVVFAGGALLAVVFVAVAMTQFGWPYGLVAVIGLLPWLLVRGYYVRVIRTTIGRDAPLPPSFSNWRALLADGATAVGISVAYMLPAAIILAPLAAVQLLGNDLSAPISALPTPVVDGVLSGVGFLAVFALMYLLGALYVLPVAVARFAYTDRVSAAFDIRAVVAGALTEDYATAWFVSVALQFFVLPVAYLLRIILVGFLLQFVVAVAVRYCYGQGVGDAMGWDPVDPDGGPVPWNELTPAVTRVAEAGAKRATTRRNTTRAGRWPDTEPAVARIKAPASDGGGEDNGNGDTNGGQEAEGDWVPASSVTIRRNDG, from the coding sequence ATGTTCCGTGAGGCGATGGGGTATCCGACCCGGCAACCAAACGGCGGCCGGGTCGTCTTCGCCGGCGGCGCGCTGCTGGCAGTCGTCTTCGTCGCCGTTGCGATGACGCAGTTTGGGTGGCCATACGGGCTCGTGGCGGTCATCGGACTGCTGCCGTGGCTGCTGGTCCGCGGCTACTACGTCCGTGTCATCCGGACGACAATCGGTCGGGACGCTCCCTTGCCCCCCTCGTTTTCGAACTGGCGAGCGCTGCTTGCTGACGGCGCGACGGCAGTCGGCATCTCCGTTGCCTACATGTTGCCCGCAGCGATTATTTTGGCCCCGCTTGCGGCCGTCCAACTGCTCGGCAACGACCTTTCGGCACCCATCTCCGCGCTGCCGACGCCGGTCGTCGACGGTGTCCTCTCGGGAGTCGGCTTCCTCGCCGTCTTTGCGCTGATGTACCTGCTGGGGGCGCTCTACGTTCTCCCCGTCGCTGTCGCCCGGTTTGCGTACACCGACCGGGTTTCAGCCGCGTTCGATATCCGAGCAGTCGTTGCCGGGGCGCTGACCGAGGATTACGCCACGGCTTGGTTCGTCTCGGTCGCGCTACAGTTCTTCGTGCTACCCGTCGCCTACCTACTACGGATTATTCTCGTTGGGTTCCTCCTCCAGTTCGTGGTCGCGGTTGCGGTCCGGTACTGCTACGGCCAGGGCGTCGGCGATGCGATGGGCTGGGACCCCGTCGACCCCGACGGCGGACCGGTCCCATGGAACGAGCTAACGCCGGCAGTAACGCGGGTCGCGGAGGCTGGTGCCAAGCGGGCGACCACACGGAGAAACACCACGCGCGCCGGTCGTTGGCCGGACACCGAGCCGGCGGTTGCCCGCATCAAGGCCCCAGCATCCGATGGAGGCGGCGAAGACAACGGCAACGGGGACACCAACGGGGGACAGGAGGCCGAAGGCGACTGGGTTCCGGCCTCGTCCGTGACGATACGGCGGAACGACGGGTAG
- a CDS encoding mRNA surveillance protein pelota — protein sequence MRIVDRESAEGRRERITLVPETLDDLWHLTYVLEPGDLVAGDTTRRIQRDDDKMRDTGGEREPMWIRIDVNNVEFAKFANRLRVGGDIVDCSREDQLGFHHTFNVEEHDELTVEKVWQVDQLERLEEAVEAAEQPDVAIATVEEGQAHIHTVAQYGVEERASITGTTGKGEYARSRDELFEELAAILRRLDAEAIILAGPGFTKQDALEHIEDNAPEAAEKIQVVDTASVGDRGVHEVLKRGAVDRIQTETRVSKEAELIDELMERIGEGEKAAYGVDEVAEAAEFGAIETLLILDERLREERAGEGDWAVDVNDIIENVEQQGGEVVVFSHEFDPGQQLANLGGIAALLRYRLS from the coding sequence ATGCGCATTGTCGACCGCGAGTCCGCCGAGGGCCGTCGGGAGCGAATCACGCTCGTTCCCGAGACCCTCGACGACCTCTGGCATCTCACCTACGTACTCGAACCCGGAGACCTCGTCGCAGGGGATACGACCAGACGGATTCAGCGCGACGACGACAAGATGCGGGACACCGGCGGCGAACGCGAGCCGATGTGGATACGGATAGACGTCAACAACGTCGAGTTCGCCAAGTTCGCAAACCGGCTCCGGGTCGGCGGCGACATCGTCGACTGCTCGCGTGAGGACCAACTCGGGTTTCACCACACGTTCAACGTCGAGGAACACGACGAGCTCACAGTCGAGAAGGTCTGGCAGGTCGACCAGCTCGAACGGCTCGAAGAAGCCGTCGAGGCGGCCGAACAGCCTGACGTCGCCATCGCGACTGTTGAAGAGGGACAGGCCCACATCCACACCGTCGCCCAGTACGGCGTCGAGGAACGCGCCTCGATAACCGGCACGACCGGTAAAGGCGAGTACGCCCGCAGCCGTGACGAGCTGTTCGAGGAGTTGGCGGCAATTTTGCGGCGGTTGGACGCCGAGGCTATCATCCTGGCCGGCCCCGGATTCACGAAGCAGGACGCACTGGAACACATCGAGGACAACGCACCGGAGGCCGCCGAGAAGATACAGGTCGTCGACACCGCCAGCGTCGGCGACCGCGGCGTCCACGAGGTGCTCAAACGGGGGGCCGTCGACCGCATCCAGACGGAGACGCGCGTCTCGAAGGAAGCAGAGTTGATAGACGAGTTGATGGAGCGAATCGGCGAAGGCGAAAAGGCCGCCTACGGCGTCGACGAGGTCGCCGAGGCGGCGGAGTTCGGAGCCATCGAGACACTGTTGATTCTCGACGAGCGGCTCCGCGAGGAGCGGGCCGGCGAGGGCGACTGGGCGGTCGACGTCAACGACATCATCGAGAACGTCGAACAGCAGGGTGGCGAGGTCGTCGTCTTCTCACACGAGTTCGACCCCGGCCAGCAGCTGGCGAACCTCGGCGGTATCGCGGCGCTGCTCCGCTATCGGCTCAGCTAA
- a CDS encoding MBL fold metallo-hydrolase — protein MRVTFLGTGAAMPSGDRFQTGLLLEDSGGTASPLLVDCGSGVLHGLARTDGGYEAPGTVLLTHHHLDHVADLLPLLKARWLAGETDLELVGPAGTAALIEDLLSVHEYLQGRVAITVRELSAGSATVAGYDVTAVETDHSMDGLAYRFETDDAIFTFSGDTEPIDEIAALAEGSAVLAHDCSFPDGVDVDNHPTPSRLGETLSGYDIGRVYLTHLYPHTDGHHEEMVAAVEDCFDGDVRIANDGLTVSISGV, from the coding sequence ATGCGCGTGACCTTCCTCGGTACCGGCGCGGCGATGCCATCCGGCGACCGGTTCCAGACGGGGCTGCTGCTCGAAGACAGCGGCGGCACTGCCAGCCCGTTGCTCGTCGACTGCGGCAGCGGCGTCCTGCACGGCCTTGCACGGACCGACGGTGGATACGAGGCCCCCGGAACAGTCCTGCTCACACACCATCATCTCGACCACGTGGCCGACCTGTTGCCGCTGTTGAAGGCCCGCTGGCTGGCCGGCGAGACCGACCTCGAACTCGTCGGTCCTGCAGGGACGGCGGCACTTATCGAAGACCTGCTGTCGGTTCACGAGTACCTGCAGGGCCGGGTTGCTATCACCGTTCGAGAGCTGTCGGCGGGGTCGGCGACTGTCGCCGGCTACGATGTCACGGCCGTCGAAACGGACCACTCCATGGACGGACTCGCCTACCGGTTCGAAACGGACGACGCAATCTTCACGTTCTCCGGCGACACCGAACCGATAGACGAGATTGCAGCGCTGGCGGAAGGCTCTGCGGTGCTGGCCCACGACTGTTCGTTTCCCGACGGCGTCGATGTCGACAACCATCCAACGCCGTCCCGGCTCGGGGAGACACTTTCCGGCTATGATATCGGGCGGGTCTATCTGACGCATTTGTATCCCCACACCGACGGCCACCACGAGGAGATGGTCGCGGCTGTCGAAGACTGCTTCGACGGCGATGTCAGAATTGCCAACGACGGGTTGACGGTCTCTATCTCGGGCGTCTAG
- the tatA gene encoding twin-arginine translocase TatA/TatE family subunit gives MIDLLPLQFGIPGGMELLVVVLIAVLLFGADKVPKLARSTGEAMGEFQKGREEIEEELEEVKGGSSSSSPQTAVDRAVEQTKRAESGSAGGSTAADTAADEMSKSDDTESTDAEADDSDTDDTAESAEDDADEPVDIADAESKTN, from the coding sequence ATGATAGACCTGCTTCCGCTGCAGTTCGGCATCCCGGGCGGCATGGAGCTGCTCGTCGTGGTGCTCATCGCAGTCCTACTTTTCGGGGCGGACAAGGTCCCGAAGCTCGCCCGCTCGACCGGCGAGGCGATGGGCGAGTTCCAGAAGGGCCGCGAGGAAATCGAAGAGGAACTCGAAGAGGTAAAAGGCGGTAGCTCCTCGTCATCGCCACAGACGGCCGTCGACCGGGCTGTCGAGCAGACAAAGCGCGCTGAATCGGGGTCCGCCGGCGGCTCGACCGCGGCCGATACCGCCGCCGACGAGATGTCCAAATCGGATGACACGGAGAGTACTGACGCCGAAGCCGACGACAGCGACACCGATGACACGGCGGAGTCGGCCGAGGACGACGCCGATGAACCGGTCGACATCGCTGACGCCGAATCGAAGACGAACTGA
- a CDS encoding twin-arginine translocase TatA/TatE family subunit, protein MTTLLFIGGLGPMEIALIAGVLVLLFGASKLPELARSMGTATGEFQKGREEVEQELQEMRDGESTTGDETVDDDEADIKSASDAASEPDVETEPETESETEPETDPDGSSA, encoded by the coding sequence ATGACAACGCTACTGTTCATCGGCGGACTCGGTCCGATGGAGATTGCGCTGATTGCTGGTGTGTTAGTCCTCCTGTTCGGTGCGAGCAAGCTGCCGGAGCTTGCCCGGTCGATGGGGACCGCCACCGGTGAGTTCCAGAAGGGCCGCGAGGAGGTCGAGCAGGAACTCCAAGAAATGCGCGACGGCGAGTCCACGACGGGTGACGAAACGGTCGACGACGACGAAGCCGACATCAAATCGGCCTCCGATGCTGCGTCCGAACCGGATGTCGAGACCGAACCGGAGACTGAGTCGGAGACCGAACCGGAGACCGACCCCGACGGCTCGAGCGCCTGA